The Acidiferrobacterales bacterium genome contains a region encoding:
- the fabB gene encoding beta-ketoacyl-ACP synthase I, with the protein MRRVVVTGLGIVSSIGRDCREVTQSLRDGVSGVSFEPQYEKLGFRSQIHGAIDLDLDRAIDRRARRFMGDGAAYNYLAMHQAIEDSGLDEEQVSNPRTGMIMGSGGASTENIIAATDMLRSKGIRGVGPFRVPRTMSSTNSATLSTNFKIRGVSYSVSSACATSAHCIGNAMELIQLNKQDIVFAGGGDEIHWSMTMLFDAMRALSGNYNDCAERASRPFDVSRDGFVISGGGGVVVLEELESALARGARIYAELIGYGATSDGFDMVQPSGDGAVRCMRMALENVDQPVDYINAHGTSTPIGDTQELNAICEVFSDIPRIASTKSLTGHALGAAGVNEAIYTLLMMDNDFISPSINIEELDPAAADMPIVREPENIEVNTAMSNSFGFGGTNATLVFQKLSP; encoded by the coding sequence ATGAGAAGGGTTGTTGTAACAGGACTTGGTATTGTTTCGAGTATTGGGCGCGACTGTCGCGAAGTGACTCAGTCATTGCGCGACGGTGTGTCCGGTGTCAGTTTTGAGCCGCAGTACGAGAAATTGGGGTTTCGCAGCCAAATTCACGGTGCGATCGATCTTGATCTGGATCGCGCCATTGACCGTCGGGCGCGTCGATTCATGGGAGACGGTGCGGCCTACAACTATCTTGCGATGCATCAAGCGATTGAGGACTCGGGTTTGGATGAGGAGCAAGTTTCCAATCCCCGAACCGGCATGATCATGGGTTCCGGAGGCGCCTCGACGGAAAACATCATCGCTGCCACCGACATGCTCCGCTCGAAGGGCATTCGCGGTGTGGGCCCATTTCGGGTTCCGCGAACCATGTCGAGTACCAATTCAGCGACCTTGAGCACCAACTTCAAGATTCGGGGAGTCAGTTATTCGGTCAGCTCCGCTTGTGCGACCAGCGCACACTGCATCGGCAACGCAATGGAACTGATTCAGCTGAACAAGCAGGACATTGTCTTTGCCGGCGGCGGTGATGAGATTCACTGGTCGATGACGATGCTGTTTGATGCCATGCGTGCCCTGTCAGGAAACTACAACGATTGCGCCGAGAGGGCGTCGCGTCCCTTTGATGTCAGCAGGGATGGGTTTGTCATCTCCGGCGGCGGCGGTGTCGTAGTCCTTGAGGAACTCGAGAGCGCACTTGCGAGAGGTGCGAGAATATACGCCGAACTGATCGGGTATGGCGCGACCTCTGATGGATTCGATATGGTCCAGCCCTCCGGTGATGGTGCCGTTCGGTGCATGCGGATGGCACTTGAAAATGTCGATCAGCCCGTCGACTATATCAACGCCCATGGAACCAGTACTCCGATTGGCGATACGCAGGAACTGAATGCGATCTGCGAGGTTTTCAGCGATATACCCCGTATTGCGTCGACCAAGTCGCTGACCGGTCATGCACTTGGGGCTGCCGGCGTCAACGAGGCAATCTATACCCTGTTGATGATGGATAACGACTTCATCAGCCCCTCGATCAATATCGAGGAATTGGACCCTGCCGCGGCAGATATGCCCATCGTTCGCGAACCGGAAAATATCGAGGTGAACACCGCCATGTCGAACAGTTTTGGCTTTGGCGGAACGAATGCGACCTTGGTATTCCAAAAATTGTCTCCGTAA
- a CDS encoding COX15/CtaA family protein: protein MTSTKQVLIQTHRNPMHVAMWLLIICIMIYGVIAIGGYTRLTDSGLSMVDWHPISGVLPPLTHTQWIAEFEHYQQFPEYKTVNSDLSLPGFKRIFWIEYAHRMAGRLVALAFLVPFAFFQIRGYFSVAMTLRLIAVFVVGGLQGLLGWYMVKSGMVGDPSVSQYRLAAHLGLAVLLYGYVLWLLIGLVGTRIRLHHTGSPRRLLAGIAICISLVAIMLLSGGFMSGTRAGFVVNTFPHMNGEWIPDLLFSLTPLWANLFENVIAIQFIHRWVAFALVVATVFVWFQRFSMSRSLTRVVLDSVLVITLCQFGLGVATLLSRVELPVALAHQSGFVILLSSLIILLRMIVIGLHNEATNQGRAVNG, encoded by the coding sequence TTGACTTCAACGAAACAGGTGCTGATTCAGACACATCGCAATCCCATGCATGTCGCGATGTGGCTGCTGATCATCTGTATCATGATTTACGGCGTGATTGCGATTGGTGGTTATACACGCCTGACAGATTCCGGCCTGTCCATGGTTGACTGGCACCCGATCTCAGGAGTGTTGCCCCCGCTTACACACACCCAATGGATTGCGGAGTTTGAGCATTACCAGCAATTTCCCGAATACAAGACCGTCAATAGTGATCTTTCGCTTCCGGGATTCAAGCGGATATTTTGGATTGAGTATGCGCATCGCATGGCTGGTCGGTTGGTCGCTCTGGCATTTCTGGTGCCATTTGCATTCTTTCAGATACGGGGCTATTTCAGTGTGGCGATGACCCTGCGGTTGATTGCGGTCTTCGTCGTCGGTGGCTTACAGGGCTTGCTGGGTTGGTACATGGTCAAAAGTGGCATGGTGGGTGATCCTTCTGTCAGTCAGTATCGACTGGCGGCTCATCTGGGTCTGGCAGTATTGCTCTATGGTTATGTCCTGTGGCTGCTGATCGGGCTGGTCGGCACAAGAATCCGCCTGCACCATACTGGCAGCCCGAGGCGGCTGCTCGCCGGCATTGCCATCTGCATCAGCCTGGTCGCTATAATGCTGCTCAGTGGTGGATTCATGTCGGGCACGCGTGCAGGCTTTGTCGTCAATACATTTCCCCATATGAATGGAGAGTGGATTCCGGACCTGCTATTTTCGCTGACTCCGTTATGGGCGAATTTGTTTGAAAACGTGATCGCCATTCAGTTTATCCATCGCTGGGTCGCTTTCGCACTGGTTGTGGCGACAGTCTTTGTCTGGTTTCAGCGATTTTCCATGAGTCGTTCCTTGACTCGGGTAGTGCTGGACTCAGTGCTGGTCATCACGCTGTGCCAGTTTGGTCTGGGGGTGGCAACTTTGTTAAGTCGGGTGGAATTGCCGGTCGCGCTGGCACATCAATCCGGATTTGTGATCTTGTTGAGTAGTTTGATTATTTTACTGAGAATGATTGTGATCGGTTTGCACAACGAAGCGACGAATCAGGGCAGAGCCGTGAACGGGTAA
- a CDS encoding 8-oxoguanine deaminase: MRTWIKNPLAVFAENSAGGMVIENDRIVECLASGATPQVSCDSVFDASEHVILPGLINAHHHFFQTLTRAYGPALNKELFAWLTTLYPVWSRLTAEQLADATELALTELLLSGCTTASDHHYMFPEGLENGIDIQVETAQKVGIRVALTRGSMDLSDAEGGLAPASTVQTTDAILADSERVIREHHDPSEGSMQQIALAPCSPFGVTRELMIESVRMADEFGVTLHTHLAETQDENNFCIREYGCRPVDYLEGVGWMKDNVWLAHGIHFNDEEIKRLGAAKVGISHCPGSNMLLASGICPTQELLQSGARIGIGVDGSASEDASNMIQEARLALQIQRLRYGSKKITHLDAIEWATQGSAACLGRDDIGVVASGKQADLAMYKLDELRFSGAGDPLAALILCGAHRADRVMVAGAWRVVDGEIPDVDLSELMARHQASSRKLMQVH; encoded by the coding sequence ATGCGAACTTGGATAAAAAATCCACTGGCAGTTTTTGCTGAGAATTCGGCCGGTGGAATGGTGATCGAAAATGACCGGATTGTTGAATGTCTTGCAAGCGGCGCCACGCCGCAAGTTTCCTGTGACAGCGTATTCGACGCTTCCGAGCACGTCATTTTGCCCGGGTTGATCAATGCCCACCATCATTTCTTCCAGACCTTGACCCGGGCCTACGGACCCGCATTGAACAAGGAATTGTTTGCGTGGCTGACGACCCTGTATCCGGTCTGGTCTCGTCTGACTGCCGAACAGCTGGCAGACGCGACAGAATTGGCACTCACGGAACTTTTGCTTTCCGGATGTACAACAGCCTCCGACCACCACTACATGTTCCCGGAAGGGCTTGAGAACGGTATCGATATCCAAGTGGAGACTGCACAGAAGGTCGGCATACGTGTCGCATTGACTCGGGGCAGTATGGACCTTTCGGATGCCGAGGGCGGATTGGCGCCGGCTTCTACTGTCCAAACGACAGATGCGATTCTCGCCGATTCGGAACGCGTGATCCGGGAGCATCATGATCCGAGTGAGGGGTCGATGCAGCAGATTGCTCTTGCACCGTGCTCTCCGTTCGGTGTGACCCGAGAGTTGATGATCGAATCGGTTCGCATGGCTGATGAGTTTGGTGTTACCTTGCATACACATCTTGCCGAAACCCAGGATGAGAATAATTTTTGTATCAGGGAATATGGCTGTCGTCCGGTCGACTATCTTGAAGGGGTAGGATGGATGAAAGACAATGTCTGGCTGGCGCATGGCATCCACTTCAATGACGAGGAAATCAAACGGTTGGGTGCGGCGAAGGTAGGCATTTCACATTGTCCGGGCTCAAACATGCTGCTTGCCTCCGGAATCTGCCCCACCCAGGAATTGCTGCAAAGCGGCGCCCGCATCGGAATTGGCGTCGATGGATCTGCTTCCGAGGATGCTTCCAATATGATTCAGGAAGCTCGGCTGGCGTTACAGATTCAGCGGCTTCGATATGGTTCGAAGAAAATTACGCACCTTGATGCGATCGAATGGGCCACACAGGGGTCAGCGGCGTGTCTGGGACGGGATGACATCGGTGTGGTCGCGAGTGGAAAGCAGGCCGACCTCGCGATGTACAAACTTGATGAGTTGCGGTTTTCGGGTGCGGGAGACCCGCTCGCCGCCTTGATACTCTGTGGCGCACATCGTGCTGACCGTGTCATGGTTGCGGGTGCTTGGCGGGTAGTTGACGGCGAGATTCCAGATGTTGACCTGTCGGAACTTATGGCACGTCATCAGGCATCATCGCGTAAGCTCATGCAGGTGCATTGA
- a CDS encoding STAS domain-containing protein, whose product MDIPTERVDGALILQPSGRIDGQNAVDFQTAIESIVTDSDNAVVLELTDLVYISSAGLRVILLLAKTLKSRNAQFAMCSISGSVKDVFDISGFGKIISTHDTREGALSSMNS is encoded by the coding sequence ATGGATATTCCTACAGAGAGAGTAGACGGAGCGCTAATCCTGCAGCCGAGCGGTAGAATTGATGGGCAAAATGCTGTCGATTTTCAGACTGCAATTGAATCCATTGTCACTGATTCCGACAATGCGGTAGTTCTGGAATTGACTGATCTTGTGTACATCAGCAGCGCAGGACTTCGAGTGATTTTGTTGCTTGCAAAGACTCTGAAGAGTCGAAATGCTCAGTTCGCGATGTGCTCGATTTCCGGATCAGTCAAGGATGTTTTCGATATCAGTGGCTTCGGAAAAATCATTTCGACTCATGACACCCGAGAAGGCGCTCTGAGCAGCATGAATTCCTGA
- a CDS encoding phosphoglycerate mutase family protein, whose product MNASSDMCSFLFIRHGETIANRMQVASGGDSESALTEFGRNQIFQATDVLRQIGEAPDTIICSTNQRSIETAEILCEAFKGQITSFPLLRERKLGVWNNQSSDVVNPLLMAGETPENGESKDEFRSRFLLGLNQVHDLLLNHRSIIVGSRGTARILLEMADDDDAANFPNGRMLRVSLVQSDQFELAGIDYIG is encoded by the coding sequence ATGAACGCTAGTTCCGACATGTGCAGTTTTTTGTTCATTCGCCATGGCGAGACGATCGCGAATAGGATGCAAGTTGCTTCCGGTGGTGATTCCGAATCAGCTTTGACCGAATTTGGCCGAAATCAGATTTTTCAGGCGACTGACGTCTTGCGGCAGATCGGCGAAGCCCCTGACACAATCATCTGCTCAACGAATCAACGAAGCATCGAGACAGCGGAAATACTGTGCGAAGCATTCAAGGGGCAGATCACATCCTTTCCGCTGTTGCGTGAGAGAAAGCTGGGCGTGTGGAACAACCAGAGCTCGGATGTGGTGAATCCGTTGTTAATGGCCGGTGAAACACCGGAAAACGGAGAGAGTAAGGATGAATTTCGAAGTAGATTTCTTCTTGGATTGAACCAAGTTCATGACCTGCTCCTCAACCACCGTTCCATCATTGTCGGCAGCCGAGGAACGGCAAGGATACTGTTGGAGATGGCAGACGATGACGATGCGGCAAATTTCCCGAATGGAAGAATGCTACGGGTTTCGCTTGTACAATCGGATCAGTTTGAATTGGCGGGTATCGACTACATCGGCTAG
- a CDS encoding alpha/beta hydrolase — MTSGRQVDFALRKWLEMNVNDRYDKLTWAQYENLILAIRDEFENWPVLNRFEYIHSVELQDPDYGFGKPYSVPLAFSDSGGDGQPLVAIGGLTNVAQRFDFLALDAYPEVRVIALDLGGRGYSGWMAETSDYHLDTYIEQLNQLMVHLGLDSCSLLGSSLGGSIAISFAARYPKRVRKIVLNDSTPHIPVERRARRARAVGRHYIFRTPSEMFRRIGASAKYVGPTPDAVLLHSSHHKTCWSDTEQGRIYRHDLRSMLAYRAEASQSLDLWDQWSAVQCPVLLLHGVESDATTDETIARMRGHENFSVIHILDSGHTPSLGDSELTSAISNWLQDDGRRVDDQVLSVSYRPNRVLYPDER; from the coding sequence ATGACTTCCGGCCGACAAGTTGATTTTGCGTTGCGCAAATGGCTGGAGATGAACGTCAATGACCGGTACGACAAGTTGACTTGGGCGCAATACGAAAATCTGATACTGGCGATCAGGGACGAATTTGAAAACTGGCCTGTCCTGAATCGCTTTGAGTATATACATTCAGTGGAACTTCAGGACCCTGACTACGGCTTCGGCAAGCCATACAGCGTTCCGCTTGCTTTTTCCGATTCAGGCGGCGATGGCCAACCTCTTGTTGCAATCGGTGGATTAACCAATGTCGCCCAACGTTTCGATTTCCTGGCATTGGACGCATACCCCGAAGTTCGTGTGATCGCGCTTGATCTCGGTGGCCGCGGTTACAGTGGCTGGATGGCAGAAACATCAGACTATCACCTGGATACCTACATAGAACAGCTGAATCAGTTGATGGTTCACCTGGGATTGGACTCATGTTCACTGCTGGGTTCGTCGCTCGGGGGGTCGATAGCAATATCATTTGCGGCCCGGTACCCCAAACGGGTGCGTAAAATTGTGCTCAATGACAGTACTCCGCATATTCCAGTTGAGCGACGAGCTCGGCGAGCACGGGCCGTGGGCCGGCATTACATTTTTCGAACTCCCTCTGAGATGTTCAGGCGGATCGGCGCATCGGCGAAATATGTAGGCCCAACACCGGATGCCGTACTGCTGCACAGCTCGCACCACAAGACTTGTTGGTCGGATACCGAACAAGGTAGGATATATCGACATGATTTACGATCAATGCTGGCCTACCGAGCGGAAGCGAGCCAAAGTCTGGACTTGTGGGACCAGTGGAGCGCAGTTCAATGCCCAGTCCTATTGCTGCACGGAGTTGAAAGTGATGCGACAACAGATGAGACCATTGCCCGGATGCGGGGTCACGAGAATTTTTCCGTCATTCATATTCTCGATTCCGGCCACACGCCATCTCTCGGAGACAGTGAGTTGACGTCCGCCATTTCCAATTGGCTACAGGATGATGGGCGCAGAGTTGACGATCAGGTCCTATCCGTGAGCTATCGTCCCAATCGAGTTCTTTATCCGGATGAACGCTAG
- a CDS encoding SpoIIE family protein phosphatase, with protein MLLRTRISLLSVLTVIIISSAVLFASFEREQLIRNQLSDEIIADEVNLWSKIQDEFIANMEDSAWIVRDNRELVGAIENQDYELIRNTGRLIVRQLMSEEVSDRLDILDSDGNLIFSSLSGVFQSPIISEEVAMNAVKNRSIVRGVGNDKQRNTAVVYGFPIINDVDSIVGLGIMSLDIIWPISEMEKLNDASVMILNRRGRLLVSPNPEIWENYGELVDLGELSTSQTISKDDRYFSVTVLPQIADVGSLVGRLVSITEVTEQVLQERKISQLTIVAIVVFTLISLVSIYFYMRYSFASLTEGVHVLEALSRGDLMMLVHMRSGKDEVGQIGNAVNVFRTGMITLNRIRRSRERQRARQERFIYREMKSLADTLDGEEQAAMLKELDKIAQQIDRNAKSGNETESMVAIDPTADDFDPKAIHGTDSLLLMATAFQSMSTRVQDQHQRLRDALATKQAFIALRKELDIATRVQLSLLPHRREQSDAFEIIGGMWPAKEVGGDFFDYFRIDEEHIGMAIADVSGKGVPAALFAVMARTSLRGMAAHVRSPASMLERINNFLESHNDENLFITFFYGILNESTGQFTYANGGHNAPILVNEDGATPLDLTAGMVLGMFDNLNFEEDSLFLPPKSRLVMITDGITEAFNENSEAFGDDRLLEVASSLPDRGAGDDVKHIITAVDKFVGTAPQFDDITCVVLHYAGVKDHIHGSTDTFTDTDGEDMEINLTLKCDLSEIPRIAEEIEQLGESNNWPKAWIFNTNLALDELITNIVSYAFKNDSEKSDISLTVSHTANTLQIVLEDSGHPFDPFLEASTPDLEADMDDRQIGGLGVFFVKTLVDKATYERTDNRNRVTLVIHRPDHQ; from the coding sequence ATGCTGCTACGAACTCGAATCAGCCTGCTAAGCGTACTGACCGTCATAATCATCAGTTCGGCGGTCCTGTTTGCCTCATTTGAGCGCGAGCAACTGATCAGGAATCAGCTGTCAGATGAGATTATTGCGGATGAAGTCAACCTGTGGAGCAAAATCCAAGATGAGTTCATTGCCAATATGGAAGACTCGGCGTGGATAGTTCGAGACAACCGAGAGCTTGTAGGGGCAATTGAAAACCAGGACTACGAACTGATCCGAAACACAGGACGACTGATTGTCAGGCAGCTGATGTCCGAGGAGGTGTCCGATCGCCTTGATATCCTCGACTCGGATGGCAATTTGATTTTCTCATCCCTTTCAGGTGTCTTTCAAAGCCCGATCATCTCGGAAGAAGTCGCAATGAATGCTGTGAAGAACCGTTCCATTGTCCGAGGTGTGGGAAACGACAAGCAGCGCAACACCGCAGTGGTGTATGGATTCCCGATCATCAACGATGTCGATTCGATCGTGGGACTGGGCATCATGTCGCTGGACATTATCTGGCCCATTTCCGAGATGGAAAAGCTCAACGACGCCTCAGTCATGATTCTCAATCGTCGCGGGCGGCTTCTGGTCTCACCGAACCCTGAGATCTGGGAAAACTACGGTGAACTTGTCGATCTCGGTGAGTTGAGCACATCACAGACCATTTCCAAGGATGATCGATATTTCTCGGTTACCGTGCTACCGCAAATAGCGGATGTCGGAAGTCTTGTGGGTCGATTGGTCAGCATAACTGAAGTCACAGAACAGGTTCTCCAAGAGAGAAAAATCAGTCAACTGACAATTGTGGCGATTGTGGTTTTTACACTGATCTCACTCGTCTCAATCTACTTCTACATGCGTTATTCGTTTGCGTCTCTCACGGAAGGTGTTCATGTGCTTGAAGCACTGAGCCGGGGCGACCTTATGATGCTGGTTCATATGAGAAGTGGAAAAGATGAAGTCGGACAGATTGGAAACGCAGTGAATGTATTTCGCACCGGTATGATCACGCTGAATCGGATTCGGCGATCCAGGGAACGCCAGCGCGCGCGGCAAGAAAGGTTCATCTATCGTGAGATGAAAAGCCTCGCAGACACACTGGATGGTGAAGAACAGGCTGCCATGCTGAAAGAACTCGACAAAATCGCACAGCAAATCGACCGAAATGCGAAATCCGGGAATGAAACCGAATCTATGGTCGCAATTGATCCTACCGCTGACGACTTCGACCCGAAGGCCATCCACGGAACAGACAGTCTGCTTTTGATGGCAACAGCCTTTCAGAGCATGTCAACGCGGGTGCAGGACCAACATCAGCGCCTGCGGGACGCACTCGCGACAAAGCAGGCATTCATCGCACTTCGCAAGGAATTGGATATCGCCACCCGGGTCCAGTTGTCCTTACTGCCCCATCGACGTGAACAGTCCGACGCGTTTGAGATCATTGGCGGAATGTGGCCAGCGAAGGAAGTGGGAGGCGATTTCTTCGACTATTTTAGAATTGATGAGGAGCACATCGGGATGGCGATCGCCGATGTGTCAGGCAAAGGAGTACCGGCCGCTTTGTTTGCGGTCATGGCCAGAACCTCGTTGCGCGGCATGGCAGCACATGTACGCTCGCCAGCCAGTATGTTGGAGAGAATCAACAACTTCCTTGAGTCACACAATGACGAGAATCTGTTTATCACTTTCTTCTACGGAATCCTGAACGAATCGACTGGGCAATTCACATACGCAAATGGCGGACATAACGCACCGATTCTGGTGAACGAAGACGGGGCTACCCCACTCGATCTGACAGCGGGCATGGTGTTGGGTATGTTTGATAACCTCAATTTTGAGGAGGATTCGCTATTCCTGCCGCCAAAGTCCCGGCTGGTCATGATCACAGACGGCATTACCGAGGCGTTCAATGAGAATAGTGAGGCATTTGGGGATGACCGATTGCTGGAGGTCGCATCGTCTTTGCCCGATCGGGGTGCTGGAGACGACGTAAAGCACATTATCACGGCGGTTGATAAATTTGTAGGAACTGCTCCGCAGTTCGACGACATCACGTGCGTAGTCTTGCACTACGCTGGAGTCAAGGATCACATACACGGTAGTACAGATACGTTTACAGATACGGATGGTGAGGATATGGAAATAAATCTGACTTTGAAGTGTGATTTGTCCGAAATTCCTCGTATTGCTGAGGAAATTGAGCAACTCGGAGAATCCAATAACTGGCCCAAGGCATGGATATTCAATACCAATCTTGCACTGGATGAACTGATCACGAACATCGTGAGCTATGCCTTCAAGAACGATAGTGAGAAATCCGACATCAGCCTGACGGTGAGTCATACCGCCAACACCCTGCAGATTGTTCTGGAAGACAGTGGTCATCCTTTCGACCCGTTTTTGGAGGCAAGCACGCCGGATCTGGAAGCGGACATGGACGATCGGCAAATCGGTGGACTAGGTGTGTTTTTCGTAAAAACCCTGGTCGATAAAGCAACCTACGAACGAACTGACAATCGTAATCGCGTGACGCTGGTGATTCATCGTCCTGATCATCAATAA
- a CDS encoding ABC transporter substrate-binding protein gives MFRKSYLILFFLAAHLIVNHAAAQSDQEVSYDRKYKIFAVVWRGETAVEAGFQEYLNQRGIPYEMTIRNLNLDRANAPGIIEEIKQVKPDLVYTWGTGTTLSIFGKVNESDADGQVTDIPGIFVLVAYPVSAGIVESFQFPGRNVTGVAFLASIEAQINAMLAYRPFKKMAVIYDETQSNSRINVSQLKEVVPQLGIELLVFPIPKKSDGLPDPDSLPGLVAKAKEDGAEILYMGPDSFIFRHGVAYTDAALKAGLPTFASTQAPLRTTRAMFGLVSDYHTLGKLAAVQAERILVNGDNASKLSVARLSRFQYWINIDVASELGLYPPMNVISIAEFKRSNAQ, from the coding sequence GTGTTCAGAAAGAGTTATCTGATTTTATTTTTTCTTGCCGCACACTTGATTGTGAACCATGCCGCTGCGCAGTCTGATCAGGAAGTCAGTTACGATCGAAAGTACAAAATTTTCGCCGTCGTATGGCGCGGCGAAACCGCAGTTGAAGCAGGATTTCAGGAGTATCTGAATCAACGCGGAATTCCCTATGAAATGACGATTCGAAATCTGAATCTCGACCGTGCGAACGCACCCGGAATCATTGAGGAAATCAAGCAGGTTAAACCGGATCTGGTCTACACCTGGGGGACCGGAACAACGTTGAGTATTTTTGGGAAAGTCAACGAATCGGATGCCGACGGCCAGGTGACAGACATTCCCGGCATCTTTGTCCTGGTTGCGTATCCAGTCAGTGCTGGCATCGTTGAAAGTTTTCAATTCCCGGGGCGAAACGTGACTGGTGTCGCATTTCTCGCATCCATCGAAGCGCAGATCAATGCAATGCTGGCCTATCGACCCTTCAAGAAAATGGCCGTCATTTATGATGAGACTCAAAGCAATTCCAGAATCAATGTCTCTCAGCTGAAGGAAGTTGTACCCCAGTTGGGGATCGAGCTTTTGGTCTTTCCGATCCCAAAGAAATCTGACGGACTTCCGGATCCCGATTCCCTGCCGGGTCTGGTAGCCAAAGCCAAGGAAGACGGCGCGGAAATTCTGTATATGGGGCCGGATTCGTTTATTTTTCGGCACGGTGTGGCCTATACGGATGCTGCCCTGAAGGCCGGGCTGCCTACTTTCGCATCAACACAGGCCCCATTGCGAACCACACGGGCAATGTTTGGCCTCGTCAGCGACTATCACACGCTCGGTAAGCTGGCTGCCGTTCAGGCGGAACGAATACTGGTCAACGGCGACAACGCGTCAAAATTGTCGGTAGCCCGGTTATCTCGCTTCCAGTATTGGATCAACATCGATGTCGCGAGCGAACTTGGCCTGTACCCGCCGATGAATGTGATTTCAATTGCCGAGTTCAAGCGAAGTAACGCTCAGTGA